Within Abditibacteriota bacterium, the genomic segment ACCTCTCGTGCATATCCGGCCGTGGCAGATATTCCGCCTTGGGCTTGATGAGGATCTCCCGGGCAGACTGCAGGCTGTCAAAGGCGCCTATGGCGGTCCCGGCCAGCATGAGGGTGCCCACGGT encodes:
- a CDS encoding xylulokinase, which encodes TVGTLMLAGTAIGAFDSLQSAREILIKPKAEYLPRPDMHERYMETYAIYKTLSAAKHGI